In one window of Mobiluncus massiliensis DNA:
- a CDS encoding C40 family peptidase — MANTTSRARHRAATKPVTPLDSLKNIDGKKGFVAAASAGLALGTVWAGSAIAAPEGADTPSQAKVPVSAQVGDAVAQAHLAVAANPVVTAPENVAWTEGQVEVPAQQQQQQAQTQAQRANNNHGTANRSVGRAAVSAAPISIPANIAGGSIADIALRYQGVPYVYGGTSPNGFDCSGFVGYVYNQAGIALPRTSWGQGASGKHVSAGEAQAGDIVYYGGHVGVYLGEGKMVHSPRPGESVRVQQVYGNPEYVRIGQ; from the coding sequence TTGGCTAACACCACTTCACGGGCTCGGCATCGCGCCGCAACAAAGCCCGTTACACCTTTGGATTCTTTGAAAAATATCGATGGAAAGAAAGGGTTTGTAGCCGCGGCCTCCGCCGGTTTGGCGTTGGGCACCGTTTGGGCCGGCTCGGCCATCGCTGCTCCAGAAGGTGCAGACACCCCTTCCCAGGCTAAAGTCCCGGTTTCCGCCCAGGTGGGCGATGCTGTCGCGCAGGCACACCTCGCCGTTGCCGCCAACCCGGTGGTAACCGCCCCGGAGAACGTGGCGTGGACCGAAGGCCAAGTCGAGGTACCGGCTCAGCAACAGCAACAGCAAGCGCAGACTCAAGCTCAGCGTGCTAATAACAATCACGGCACTGCTAATCGCAGTGTCGGTCGCGCCGCAGTTTCGGCCGCTCCCATTTCTATCCCGGCCAATATCGCCGGCGGTTCCATCGCGGACATTGCCCTGCGTTACCAAGGCGTGCCCTACGTTTATGGCGGAACCTCTCCCAATGGTTTTGATTGCTCCGGTTTCGTCGGGTACGTCTACAACCAGGCCGGGATTGCTCTGCCCCGCACTTCGTGGGGTCAAGGCGCCTCCGGTAAGCATGTTTCCGCTGGGGAAGCCCAAGCAGGCGACATCGTCTACTATGGCGGCCACGTTGGCGTGTACCTCGGCGAAGGCAAGATGGTGCACTCCCCGCGCCCTGGCGAATCCGTGAGGGTGCAACAGGTTTACGGCAACCCTGAATACGTGCGCATCGGCCAGTAA
- a CDS encoding metal-dependent transcriptional regulator, with product MSELVDTTEMYLKVIYEMMEDGVAPLRARIVERLGHSGPTVSQTISRMERDGLLSLEDDRKITLTEQGLREATEVIRKHRLAERLLTDVIGLPWDEAHDEACRWEHVMSAKVESLLLALLQMPDQDPYGNPIPRRVKNYKNFDPAVEGATLDSYWRRHPDGGTVQIGRIGEPVQACEGVLKKLSEAKLLPGSKVTLRFDDGAEIAALFIDKTGKSSENDLPTVAIPRDLFKHFFIKL from the coding sequence ATGAGTGAACTGGTCGATACCACGGAAATGTATCTCAAGGTCATCTACGAGATGATGGAAGACGGAGTGGCTCCGTTGCGGGCCCGAATCGTGGAGAGATTAGGTCATTCAGGGCCTACGGTCAGCCAGACCATCTCTCGCATGGAGCGCGACGGACTGCTGAGTCTGGAAGACGACCGGAAAATTACATTGACAGAACAGGGACTGCGCGAGGCCACCGAAGTCATTCGCAAACATCGGCTGGCGGAACGGCTCTTAACTGATGTTATTGGTCTGCCCTGGGACGAAGCTCACGATGAAGCCTGCCGTTGGGAACATGTCATGAGCGCAAAAGTTGAGTCCTTGCTACTGGCGCTGCTGCAAATGCCCGACCAAGATCCCTACGGTAATCCGATACCCCGACGGGTTAAGAACTACAAGAACTTTGACCCTGCCGTTGAAGGAGCTACTCTGGATTCTTACTGGCGCCGTCACCCTGACGGAGGAACTGTCCAGATTGGAAGAATCGGAGAGCCGGTACAGGCCTGTGAGGGTGTGCTTAAGAAATTAAGTGAAGCCAAATTGTTACCTGGCTCTAAGGTTACACTCAGGTTTGACGACGGTGCCGAGATTGCCGCACTTTTCATTGATAAAACAGGAAAATCCAGCGAAAATGACCTGCCGACGGTAGCAATTCCCCGCGACCTTTTTAAGCATTTTTTCATAAAGCTATAG
- the serC gene encoding phosphoserine transaminase, translating into MSEYANLKIPAELLPKDGRFGCGPTLIRREQLDCLGRSTLMGTSHRQPPVKDLVADCISRMRTLFEVPADYTVALGNGGATTFWAAATASLVRHLAAHAVFGSFGEKFAKETSGAPFLEESLITKAELGNSTLPQLSEQADVYAWPQQETSTGAIAPVKRLGHADQLVLIDATSIAGSVPVDLTQADAYYFSLQKALGSDGGLWFAFLSPQAVDRAAEIADKPSAGRWIPSILNLKTAVANSVKNQTLNTPAIATLELLHSQLQWLDSLGGLQAAQQRVRASSDAIYTWAESKPFASPFVSDPAKRSPVVSTVEFDDSVDTAALLQILRANGIVDVSPYRAVGRNQLRIGTFPSTDPADTAALLACVDYVVERL; encoded by the coding sequence GTGAGTGAATATGCGAACCTAAAGATTCCCGCTGAACTTTTGCCCAAAGACGGCCGTTTTGGCTGCGGCCCCACCCTGATTCGTCGTGAACAGTTGGATTGTTTGGGTCGTTCAACTCTCATGGGTACTTCCCACCGTCAACCCCCGGTAAAGGATTTGGTGGCCGACTGTATCTCTCGGATGCGTACCCTTTTTGAGGTTCCCGCTGATTACACGGTGGCTCTCGGCAACGGCGGAGCCACCACCTTTTGGGCTGCCGCCACCGCGTCTTTGGTTCGCCACCTTGCCGCCCATGCCGTCTTTGGTTCTTTCGGTGAAAAGTTTGCCAAAGAGACTTCGGGGGCGCCCTTCCTTGAGGAATCATTGATTACCAAGGCCGAGTTGGGCAACTCGACTCTTCCACAGCTTAGTGAGCAGGCCGATGTTTACGCTTGGCCGCAGCAGGAAACTTCTACCGGGGCAATTGCGCCGGTGAAACGCCTGGGTCACGCGGATCAGCTGGTGTTAATTGACGCGACTTCCATCGCCGGTTCTGTACCGGTCGATTTAACCCAGGCTGATGCTTACTATTTTTCCCTGCAAAAGGCTCTGGGGTCAGATGGTGGACTATGGTTCGCTTTCCTCTCGCCCCAAGCGGTAGATCGCGCCGCTGAGATTGCCGACAAGCCCTCCGCGGGTCGCTGGATTCCCTCCATCTTAAACTTGAAAACTGCGGTGGCAAATTCCGTAAAGAACCAGACTTTGAATACGCCGGCCATCGCTACGTTGGAACTGCTGCACTCCCAACTGCAGTGGTTGGATAGCCTTGGCGGGCTTCAGGCGGCGCAACAGCGGGTTCGCGCCAGCTCGGATGCAATCTATACGTGGGCCGAATCGAAGCCGTTCGCTTCTCCCTTTGTCTCAGACCCCGCAAAGCGCTCCCCGGTCGTTTCTACCGTAGAGTTTGATGACTCTGTTGACACCGCGGCTCTGCTCCAGATTTTGCGTGCCAACGGCATTGTGGATGTCAGCCCTTACCGCGCGGTAGGACGCAACCAGTTGCGCATCGGAACTTTCCCCTCGACCGACCCCGCCGACACGGCAGCGCTGCTGGCGTGCGTCGACTACGTCGTCGAACGCCTCTAG
- a CDS encoding NCS2 family permease: protein MSNNTTKTANKSGKKTTSGSPRTNGGLDGFFEISKRKSSVRQEIRGGLVTFFAMAYILVVNPSILIAAASAGGAENVTPASIAAGTALVGGLMTILMGLVANFPLALAAGMGLNAMVSFTLVLGPFGLSYGEAMGLIFWEGVAITLLVVTGFREAVFNAVPSQLKVAISVGIGLFITLVGLINAGVVRPGGTPVQLGIGGSFAGWPMVVFLIGFVVILVLYVRKVQAAILIGIVVSSVLAVILQAILKIPLMTDETGKVVNETGWTKNVPALEGSPVQLPDFATFGQIDFFGAFTKLPVISVLLLIFSLMLADFFDTMGTMVGVGAAGGLLDEKGNPPRTLQILLIDSLAAMAGGLGGVSSNTSYVESTSGVGAGARTGLSSVVVGVCFLLSMFFAPLVELVPAEAASTALVFVGFLMMTQVADIDWKNAENAIPAFLSIAMMPFSYSITAGIGFGCIAFVIVKLARGKFKEIHPLMWVVGILFVIYFALGPIQALFA from the coding sequence GTGAGCAATAATACAACGAAAACTGCAAACAAATCCGGTAAGAAAACCACCAGTGGTTCCCCGCGCACCAACGGAGGACTTGATGGTTTTTTCGAAATCTCCAAGCGTAAATCTTCCGTAAGGCAAGAAATCCGCGGCGGCCTGGTGACCTTCTTTGCGATGGCTTACATCTTGGTCGTCAACCCCTCCATCCTGATTGCGGCAGCCAGCGCCGGTGGAGCTGAAAATGTCACCCCTGCTTCTATCGCCGCTGGAACTGCCCTGGTCGGCGGCTTGATGACTATCCTGATGGGGCTGGTAGCAAACTTCCCCCTAGCGCTGGCGGCTGGCATGGGGCTGAACGCGATGGTGTCATTCACCCTGGTGCTTGGTCCTTTCGGACTGTCCTACGGCGAAGCGATGGGACTCATCTTTTGGGAGGGCGTCGCCATCACACTGCTGGTGGTCACGGGTTTCCGCGAAGCCGTCTTTAATGCCGTACCCAGCCAGCTGAAAGTCGCTATCTCTGTTGGTATTGGCTTATTTATTACGCTGGTCGGCCTCATCAATGCGGGGGTAGTCCGTCCGGGAGGCACTCCGGTTCAGCTCGGTATCGGAGGATCCTTCGCCGGCTGGCCGATGGTCGTGTTCCTCATCGGTTTTGTGGTTATCTTGGTTCTCTACGTTCGCAAGGTCCAGGCGGCCATCCTCATCGGGATTGTGGTGTCTTCCGTTCTCGCGGTCATTCTCCAAGCGATTCTCAAGATTCCGCTGATGACTGATGAGACTGGCAAGGTCGTCAACGAGACTGGCTGGACCAAAAATGTTCCCGCTCTGGAGGGCTCGCCCGTCCAACTTCCTGATTTTGCCACCTTCGGTCAGATTGACTTCTTTGGGGCATTCACGAAGCTCCCGGTAATCTCCGTGTTGCTGCTGATTTTCTCCCTGATGCTGGCAGACTTCTTTGACACCATGGGCACGATGGTCGGTGTCGGTGCTGCCGGCGGTTTGCTCGATGAGAAAGGTAACCCGCCGCGTACCCTCCAGATTCTGCTCATTGACTCTCTGGCTGCTATGGCCGGCGGCTTGGGCGGCGTTTCCTCGAATACGTCCTACGTGGAGTCCACCTCCGGGGTAGGAGCGGGAGCCCGTACCGGTTTGTCTTCCGTCGTAGTCGGGGTGTGTTTCCTGCTGTCCATGTTCTTTGCTCCGCTGGTAGAGCTGGTGCCGGCAGAAGCTGCGTCAACTGCTCTGGTCTTTGTGGGATTTTTGATGATGACACAGGTGGCGGACATAGATTGGAAGAACGCGGAAAACGCGATTCCGGCTTTCCTGTCTATCGCCATGATGCCTTTCTCGTACTCGATTACCGCCGGTATCGGTTTTGGCTGCATTGCTTTCGTCATCGTGAAATTAGCGCGCGGTAAGTTCAAAGAGATTCACCCGTTGATGTGGGTGGTAGGTATCTTGTTCGTTATCTACTTCGCCCTGGGACCCATTCAGGCTCTCTTTGCCTAA
- a CDS encoding DUF3027 domain-containing protein, protein MARKQTQTTQPAVTSEPDSVLAKQSDLARDALKSITKDTEVGDHLRVEATGQRLVTHFFECLKPGYKGWVWAVSLTRVPHGRIGTVCETDLLPAEGALLAPPWVPWSQRLEPGDLGRKDQTPYDPDDPNLDQGYEATGEDADQLALWELGLGRKRVLNREGRNAAVKRWLRDVHSRTELDRHGNPPENPCSTCGYLWKISGSLRLEFGLCTNAWSPDDGHVVAMDHTCGAHSETDADLTPSTLPVGRTFLDDKSLQELNPDEITLSGQAPDA, encoded by the coding sequence ATGGCTCGAAAACAAACACAAACTACTCAGCCAGCCGTGACGTCGGAACCCGACTCAGTACTGGCAAAACAGTCCGACCTGGCCCGCGACGCCTTAAAATCCATTACTAAAGACACAGAAGTGGGGGACCACCTGCGGGTGGAGGCCACCGGACAACGGTTGGTGACGCACTTTTTCGAGTGCCTGAAACCGGGATACAAAGGCTGGGTGTGGGCCGTCAGCCTGACCCGAGTTCCGCATGGACGGATTGGGACGGTGTGCGAAACCGACCTGCTGCCCGCTGAAGGCGCCTTGTTGGCACCCCCGTGGGTACCGTGGTCACAGCGGTTAGAGCCCGGCGACCTGGGGCGCAAGGACCAGACCCCCTACGATCCTGACGACCCGAACCTCGACCAAGGATATGAAGCCACCGGCGAGGACGCTGACCAGCTGGCTCTGTGGGAACTGGGACTGGGGCGCAAACGGGTCCTGAATCGTGAGGGCCGCAATGCGGCGGTGAAACGCTGGCTGCGTGACGTGCATTCCCGCACCGAACTGGATCGTCACGGTAACCCGCCGGAGAATCCCTGCTCTACCTGCGGTTACCTGTGGAAAATCAGTGGTTCGCTGCGGCTGGAGTTTGGCTTGTGTACCAACGCCTGGAGTCCTGACGACGGACACGTGGTGGCGATGGATCACACTTGTGGGGCGCACTCAGAAACCGATGCGGACCTGACACCGAGTACGCTGCCGGTGGGGAGGACCTTTTTGGACGACAAATCCTTGCAGGAACTCAATCCGGATGAGATTACCCTCTCGGGACAAGCTCCGGACGCATAA
- a CDS encoding cold shock domain-containing protein, protein MPSGKVKWYDAVKGFGFVAGADGEEVFLHASALPENVVDLHPGTKVEYSVVDGKRGRQAMNVTVIEKLPSVAKAQRKKAADMVPIVEDLIRILDDASGSLRRGKYPENGKQIAKMLKIVAQSFEA, encoded by the coding sequence GTGCCGAGCGGGAAAGTGAAATGGTACGACGCTGTCAAAGGCTTCGGGTTTGTAGCCGGAGCTGATGGTGAAGAGGTGTTCCTGCATGCCTCGGCCCTGCCTGAGAACGTGGTGGATCTGCATCCCGGTACCAAGGTCGAATACTCGGTGGTCGATGGTAAACGCGGACGCCAAGCCATGAACGTGACCGTGATAGAAAAACTTCCTTCCGTCGCCAAAGCGCAACGCAAAAAAGCTGCCGATATGGTTCCTATCGTAGAGGATCTCATCAGGATTCTTGATGATGCTTCGGGAAGTTTGCGACGGGGAAAGTATCCCGAAAATGGCAAACAGATTGCCAAGATGCTGAAAATTGTGGCGCAGTCTTTCGAAGCGTGA
- a CDS encoding TPM domain-containing protein, translating to MVGFVPANFAQASPVIQPAADPLDISSNQIYDPDNKLGDDGIYQVKSSIEAAKNFNMSVYIAIVPDFGELSPREWNEKTMQLSHLEANSYLLSIAYNPNEDGAGEIAASSTAGSAINSAQAGDRAMQVLPYQLSNGEYASGVSSFVQQLMDLSMSASSGAAAPADNTDVSGRSTNNWFILMLILAMLVAVALAIAIYRRNSYNTAAKPQDTVDFDAVENADHDSEFESSEALTPGTAAETVPPTNVEQPFVTPDVVEAAPQAVPADVYAAAPPVEQIQPEAPVYPEPEMLFDEAAAVESEANFERGLKALKDLNESIFAATEDLHASVEAFGEVETRNFAATLEFSREQANALLNWLAGADLVSSEEAGQVEDSARQVKQALSAEVLAFTKRRHSPDQVGASLNRLAASWNRARKSLAQVETVEKQLEIDYPQANLGHASANLNQSKRLLKAAYKGILSGQKCLKEGDAKTAIRYTRGSERAVTQTEFALEHITKLSAFLSETTQHLSTMLETLDKNVQTIRTYDPDANGQEIAITLRTMEKARQALAGQGDPIEALSKLCGLQANLFNVYGTSVLAQDLAQLQAQFPQRLAWEQQHLELLRTNIMLRRKSIDPQIELELSRCEQLIAQAREKLPQEPLIGMTMLSTSAEMLIQLGSGIPAAFPAPAK from the coding sequence ATGGTGGGGTTCGTTCCAGCGAACTTCGCTCAGGCTTCTCCTGTTATTCAACCCGCAGCAGATCCCCTGGATATCTCCAGCAACCAGATTTACGACCCCGACAACAAACTGGGTGATGACGGCATCTACCAGGTGAAAAGTTCCATTGAAGCCGCCAAGAATTTCAACATGTCGGTCTATATCGCTATCGTCCCCGATTTCGGTGAGCTCTCTCCCCGCGAATGGAACGAAAAAACGATGCAACTGTCGCATTTGGAAGCCAATTCTTATCTGCTTTCAATTGCCTACAATCCCAATGAGGACGGCGCGGGCGAGATTGCGGCCTCTTCCACCGCTGGTTCAGCTATCAACAGCGCCCAAGCTGGCGACCGGGCTATGCAGGTTTTGCCTTACCAGTTGAGTAACGGCGAATACGCTTCCGGCGTGAGTTCTTTCGTCCAGCAGTTAATGGATCTGTCCATGTCCGCGAGTTCTGGTGCGGCGGCTCCCGCGGATAACACCGATGTGTCGGGACGCTCCACCAATAACTGGTTTATCCTCATGCTCATTTTGGCGATGTTGGTAGCCGTGGCTCTGGCTATCGCGATTTATCGGCGGAATTCCTACAACACCGCAGCAAAGCCTCAAGATACCGTGGACTTCGACGCCGTTGAGAATGCCGATCACGACAGCGAATTTGAAAGCAGCGAGGCGCTTACCCCCGGAACTGCGGCAGAAACCGTACCTCCAACAAATGTCGAGCAGCCCTTCGTCACCCCCGATGTTGTCGAGGCTGCCCCACAGGCAGTTCCGGCAGATGTCTACGCTGCGGCCCCACCGGTGGAACAGATTCAGCCGGAAGCACCGGTCTATCCAGAGCCAGAAATGCTCTTTGATGAGGCCGCCGCTGTGGAAAGTGAAGCTAACTTTGAACGTGGACTCAAGGCTTTGAAAGACTTGAACGAGTCCATTTTTGCAGCTACCGAAGATTTGCACGCTTCCGTGGAAGCCTTTGGAGAAGTGGAAACCCGTAACTTCGCCGCTACCCTGGAATTCTCTCGAGAACAAGCCAATGCTTTGTTGAACTGGCTGGCGGGAGCGGATTTAGTCAGCTCCGAGGAGGCCGGACAAGTCGAGGATTCAGCTCGGCAGGTGAAGCAGGCTCTATCCGCTGAGGTACTTGCATTCACGAAACGTCGCCATAGTCCTGACCAGGTCGGGGCTTCCCTGAATCGGTTGGCAGCTTCCTGGAACCGCGCACGGAAGTCTCTGGCTCAAGTTGAAACTGTGGAGAAACAGCTGGAAATCGACTATCCGCAAGCGAATTTGGGACATGCCAGCGCGAACCTGAATCAATCGAAGCGGTTGTTAAAGGCAGCCTACAAAGGCATCTTGTCCGGGCAAAAGTGCTTGAAGGAGGGCGATGCCAAGACTGCAATCCGCTACACCCGCGGTTCTGAGCGAGCTGTCACCCAGACCGAATTCGCTTTGGAACACATCACGAAACTCAGCGCATTCTTATCCGAAACCACACAACACCTTTCCACCATGTTGGAAACACTGGATAAGAACGTGCAAACCATCCGCACTTACGACCCCGATGCAAATGGCCAAGAAATCGCCATCACGTTACGAACTATGGAAAAAGCTCGCCAGGCTCTGGCTGGACAGGGAGATCCAATCGAGGCCTTGAGTAAACTCTGCGGGCTACAAGCCAACCTGTTCAACGTTTATGGCACTTCGGTTCTGGCCCAAGATTTGGCTCAGCTGCAAGCGCAGTTCCCGCAGCGTCTAGCGTGGGAGCAACAGCATCTGGAGTTGCTGCGCACGAATATCATGCTGCGCCGCAAGAGCATTGACCCGCAAATCGAGCTGGAACTGTCCCGCTGCGAGCAACTTATCGCCCAAGCGCGAGAGAAGCTCCCGCAAGAACCGCTCATCGGGATGACGATGCTCTCTACCAGCGCAGAGATGTTGATTCAGCTGGGCAGCGGGATTCCAGCGGCTTTCCCTGCCCCGGCTAAATAG
- a CDS encoding NYN domain-containing protein yields MKLQIPEEETTYLLVDGENIDATLGLSVLGRRPDPDERPRWDRVRDYVSETFPGQTKGLFFLNASAHMPMTFVQALLAMDYQPIPLTSEGDEKVVDVGIQRTLEAIDKQEYGNVVLVSHDGDFEPQLRSLLRNDHDVTVVGFEEFLSGELRVLEESGLKIVDLEREIHAFNAPLPRIGAIQLDEFVPEDFI; encoded by the coding sequence ATGAAACTGCAAATTCCTGAAGAAGAAACGACTTACCTTCTGGTCGATGGGGAAAACATCGATGCCACCTTGGGGTTGAGCGTGTTGGGACGCCGCCCTGACCCTGACGAACGCCCCCGCTGGGATCGGGTTCGCGACTACGTTTCGGAAACTTTTCCCGGCCAGACCAAAGGGCTGTTCTTTTTGAACGCATCGGCCCATATGCCCATGACTTTTGTCCAAGCCTTGTTAGCGATGGATTATCAGCCGATTCCCCTCACCTCCGAGGGGGATGAAAAGGTCGTTGACGTCGGTATTCAACGCACCCTAGAGGCCATCGACAAACAAGAATACGGAAATGTGGTATTAGTTTCTCACGACGGGGATTTTGAACCTCAACTGCGCAGTTTGCTGCGCAACGACCACGATGTTACGGTGGTGGGATTTGAAGAATTCCTCTCTGGCGAGTTACGCGTCCTTGAGGAAAGCGGTCTGAAAATCGTGGATTTGGAGCGTGAAATTCACGCTTTCAACGCGCCACTGCCCCGTATCGGAGCAATCCAGCTAGACGAATTTGTCCCGGAAGATTTTATTTAA
- a CDS encoding glutamine amidotransferase: MNESTLRIGVLMPEVLGTYGDSGNAVVLAHRAKLLGYQSEIVHVSCTDAIPQTLDIYTLGGGEDIAQTIASRRLLTDRGLEHAVQNGKPVLAICAAFQVLGTWYTDAEGKRTEGAGLLDVVTLPQGARAIGELVSSASGLQLERELTEPLTGFENHGGATLLGRDALPLGFVTYGVGNGQPGVAPGLAEGVSAQAGVQQGREVSREIPDGYRATEDGKAVEGCVQGSIIATYMHGPCLARNPQLADLLLARAIGATLPLAVPEIPGLQRLRQERLAAIK, translated from the coding sequence GTGAATGAATCAACGTTGCGTATCGGGGTGCTGATGCCCGAGGTCTTGGGTACCTACGGGGACAGCGGAAACGCGGTGGTACTGGCTCATCGAGCCAAATTATTGGGTTACCAATCTGAGATTGTGCATGTGAGCTGTACGGACGCGATTCCGCAGACTTTGGATATTTACACTTTGGGTGGCGGGGAGGACATCGCGCAAACCATTGCCTCACGCCGCTTGTTGACGGACCGCGGATTGGAACACGCGGTACAAAATGGAAAGCCCGTGCTAGCCATATGTGCCGCTTTCCAGGTCTTGGGAACCTGGTATACGGACGCGGAAGGCAAACGCACCGAAGGGGCAGGGCTGCTGGACGTGGTGACCTTGCCGCAAGGGGCTCGGGCCATCGGAGAATTGGTCAGTTCCGCCAGCGGTTTACAGTTGGAGCGTGAGTTGACCGAGCCTCTGACCGGTTTTGAAAACCACGGGGGTGCAACCCTCTTAGGTCGGGACGCGCTACCGTTGGGCTTCGTGACCTATGGGGTCGGCAACGGTCAGCCCGGGGTGGCTCCGGGGTTGGCTGAAGGGGTCAGCGCACAAGCCGGAGTACAGCAGGGACGTGAAGTGAGTCGGGAGATTCCTGATGGTTACCGTGCCACAGAGGACGGAAAAGCGGTGGAGGGTTGCGTGCAGGGATCTATCATTGCGACCTATATGCACGGACCGTGTTTAGCGCGGAACCCGCAGCTGGCGGATTTGTTGCTAGCACGCGCTATAGGTGCGACCCTTCCGCTGGCAGTACCGGAAATTCCAGGTCTGCAGCGTTTGCGTCAAGAACGTCTAGCGGCGATTAAATAA
- a CDS encoding MurT ligase domain-containing protein, whose amino-acid sequence MTNSTAGNVPAPNPPTSQPRLGWRDRFAIAVGNAAARVSRLTGRGSGGMIGGRVALWLQPEILEHLAANRLIALVTGTNGKTTTTRMLSEAVLEGGSAVASNRGGDNMTPGVVTALMSNLHAGVAVLEIDEMHLELIAKATCPRVIVLLNLSRDQLDRVGEIAVIEKRIRAAVDENPQAYVVANVDDPLVTSAAWDSAHPVWVAAGKGWSGDSLTAPRTGGAIIYSQDEPDTLTGEPRELASGFDRTVSWRSVPVEDLLAQEVPWDRTPTQSDFARPNPKWIWKAENFHAGSPMRLVDTASGEDTTATVWLPGRANRGNALQAFVAARLLGVEAQDAAAGIARVRDVAGRYASFDVQGRHIRMLLAKNPAGWMESLTMLNPQAEIIVGVNGQIADGTDLSWLWDVNFEALSGKTVVATGERGADLQVRLNYAGIETRWAPTVLESIEMVAPGEVDMLLNYTSFRDARAEFVAQGWLR is encoded by the coding sequence GTGACTAATTCTACAGCTGGCAACGTGCCTGCCCCCAATCCCCCCACCTCGCAGCCTCGACTGGGATGGCGGGATCGCTTCGCGATTGCGGTAGGCAATGCCGCTGCCCGAGTCTCCCGACTCACTGGGCGCGGCAGCGGCGGCATGATTGGGGGTCGAGTGGCGCTGTGGCTGCAACCGGAGATTCTGGAACATTTGGCGGCGAATCGACTTATTGCCCTGGTCACGGGCACTAACGGGAAAACCACAACTACGCGGATGCTCAGTGAAGCGGTTTTGGAGGGGGGCTCGGCCGTAGCCTCAAACCGCGGCGGGGACAACATGACCCCCGGTGTTGTTACGGCTTTGATGTCGAACTTGCATGCTGGAGTGGCAGTTCTGGAAATCGATGAAATGCACCTGGAACTTATCGCGAAAGCGACCTGTCCGCGGGTCATAGTGCTGTTGAATCTCTCGCGTGACCAGCTGGATCGGGTGGGGGAGATTGCGGTCATTGAAAAGCGCATTCGTGCCGCGGTCGATGAAAATCCGCAGGCCTACGTGGTCGCCAACGTGGACGACCCCCTGGTGACCTCGGCAGCTTGGGACAGTGCGCACCCTGTCTGGGTCGCGGCGGGCAAAGGCTGGAGCGGAGACTCGCTGACGGCACCTCGAACCGGCGGAGCGATTATTTATTCCCAGGATGAGCCGGATACGCTGACTGGCGAACCGCGTGAACTGGCTTCCGGTTTTGACCGAACGGTGTCGTGGCGTTCGGTTCCGGTTGAGGATTTGCTGGCCCAAGAGGTGCCTTGGGACCGGACCCCAACTCAGTCCGATTTTGCCCGGCCTAACCCGAAGTGGATATGGAAAGCTGAGAACTTCCACGCCGGTTCCCCTATGAGGTTGGTCGATACTGCCAGTGGGGAGGACACGACCGCAACGGTGTGGCTCCCCGGGAGAGCCAATCGCGGCAACGCCCTGCAGGCTTTCGTTGCCGCGAGACTGTTGGGAGTAGAAGCGCAAGACGCTGCCGCAGGCATCGCCAGAGTGAGAGACGTGGCGGGACGCTACGCGAGTTTTGATGTGCAGGGACGCCACATTCGGATGTTGTTGGCAAAGAATCCGGCCGGGTGGATGGAATCCTTGACGATGCTCAATCCGCAGGCTGAAATCATCGTGGGAGTCAACGGTCAAATCGCCGATGGAACTGACCTGAGCTGGCTGTGGGATGTGAACTTCGAAGCGTTGAGCGGAAAAACCGTGGTAGCCACTGGCGAACGTGGTGCAGATTTGCAGGTGCGTTTGAACTATGCGGGCATCGAGACGCGCTGGGCTCCGACGGTTTTGGAATCTATCGAGATGGTTGCGCCCGGCGAGGTCGACATGTTGTTGAATTACACGAGTTTTCGTGACGCACGGGCTGAATTTGTGGCACAGGGGTGGTTGCGGTGA